A genome region from Camelina sativa cultivar DH55 chromosome 10, Cs, whole genome shotgun sequence includes the following:
- the LOC104717169 gene encoding probable xyloglucan endotransglucosylase/hydrolase protein 19 produces MSLASIFHQQYTSEISNMKSFAILVLFLFAAQSLSVYAGSFHKDVKIHWGDGRGKIHDNQGKLLSLSLDKSSGSGFQSNQEFLYGKAEVQMKLVPGNSAGTVTTFYLKSPGTTWDEIDFEFLGNITGHPITLHTNVYTKGSGDKEQQFHLWFDPTADFHTYCITWNPQRIIFTVDGIPLREFMNAESRGVPFPTKQPMRLYASLWEAEHWATRGGLEKTDWSKAPFTAFYRNYNVEGCVWANGKSSCPTNSQWFNQKLDSNSQKRMKAVQSKYMVYNYCADKNRFPRGVPPECS; encoded by the exons ATGTCACTTGCCTCAATATTCCATCAACAATATACATCTGAGATATCAAATATGAAGTCTTTTGCGATCTTggttctttttctctttgcagCACAATCTTTGAGCGTCTATGCAGGCAGCTTCCATAAAGATGTCAAGATACATTGGGGTGATGGTCGTGGAAAAATTCACGATAATCAAGGGAAACTGCTTTCTCTCTCCCTCGACAAATCCTCTGGTTCAGGTTTCCAGTCCAATCAGGAGTTTCTCTATGGCAAAGCCGAGGTTCAGATGAAGCTTGTCCCTGGCAACTCCGCGGGAACCGTCACAACATTCTAT CTTAAATCTCCGGGAACTACATGGGATGAGATCGATTTCGAGTTCTTGGGGAACATAACTGGTCATCCAATTACTCTCCATACAAATGTTTACACAAAAGGCTCAGGAGACAAAGAACAACAATTTCATCTATGGTTTGATCCAACCGCTGACTTCCACACTTATTGTATCACATGGAATCCACAAAGGATTAT TTTCACAGTTGATGGAATCCCACTTAGAGAGTTCATGAATGCCGAGTCACGTGGAGTCCCATTCCCAACGAAGCAACCAATGAGGCTCTATGCGAGTCTTTGGGAAGCCGAGCATTGGGCCACACGAGGAGGGTTAGAGAAAACAGATTGGTCGAAAGCTCCTTTCACTGCTTTCTACAGAAACTACAATGTTGAAGGATGTGTATGGGCTAATGGGAAATCATCTTGTCCGACAAACTCCCAATGGTTCAATCAAAAACTCGATTCCAACAGCCAGAAAAGAATGAAAGCGGTACAGAGCAAGTACATGGTTTACAACTATTGCGCCGATAAAAATAGATTTCCTCGTGGTGTTCCTCCAGAATGCAGTTAA
- the LOC104717168 gene encoding probable xyloglucan endotransglucosylase/hydrolase protein 18, producing the protein MKFSCGTSFAFLILFLFAVQSVHVYAGSFHKDVQIHWGDGRGKVRDRDGKLLSLSLDKSSGSGFQSNQEFLYGKAEVQMKLVPGNSAGTVTTFYLKSPGTTWDEIDFEFLGNISGHPYTLHTNVYTKGSGDKEQQFHLWFDPTVNFHTYCITWNPQRIIFTVDGIPIREFKNSMSRGVPFPTSQPMRLYASLWEAEHWATRGGLEKTDWSKAPFTAFYRNYNVDGCVWANGKSSCPANSPWFTQQLDLNGQTRMKGVQSKYMVYNYCTDKRRFPRGVPPECS; encoded by the exons ATGAAGTTTTCTTGTGGTACAAGTTTTGCCTTCTTGATTCTGTTTCTCTTCGCCGTACAATCTGTGCATGTGTATGCGGGTAGCTTCCATAAAGACGTTCAAATACATTGGGGTGATGGCCGCGGTAAGGTTCGTGACAGAGATGGAaagcttctttctctctcactcgaCAAATCCTCTGGATCCGGCTTTCAGTCCAACCAGGAGTTTCTATACGGCAAAGCTGAGGTTCAAATGAAACTTGTTCCTGGTAATTCAGCTGGAACAGTGACAACATTCTAT CTTAAATCTCCTGGAACTACATGGGATGAGATCGATTTCGAGTTTTTGGGAAACATAAGTGGTCATCCATATACCCTCCATACTAATGTTTACACAAAAGGCTCAGGAGACAAAGAACAACAATTTCATCTATGGTTTGACCCAACAGTTAACTTTCACACGTACTGCATCACATGGAATCCACAAAGGATTAT TTTCACAGTTGATGGAATTCCTATTAGAGAGTTCAAGAACTCCATGTCACGTGGAGTCCCATTCCCAACAAGCCAACCAATGAGGCTCTACGCGAGTCTGTGGGAAGCCGAACACTGGGCCACAAGAGGAGGGTTAGAGAAAACCGATTGGTCAAAAGCTCCTTTTACCGCTTTCTACAGAAACTACAATGTTGATGGATGTGTATGGGCTAATGGAAAATCATCTTGTCCCGCAAATTCGCCATGGTTCACTCAACAACTTGATTTGAATGGTCAGACAAGGATGAAAGGAGTACAAAGTAAATACATGGTCTACAACTATTGCACTGATAAAAGAAGGTTTCCTCGAGGTGTTCCTCCAGAGTGCAGCTAA
- the LOC104717170 gene encoding probable xyloglucan endotransglucosylase/hydrolase protein 18, with product MKLSCGTSFAFLVLFLFAAQSVHVYAGSFHKDVQIHWGDGRGKVRDRDGKLLSLSLDKSSGSGFQSHQEFLYGKAEVQMKLVPGNSAGTVTTFYLKSPGTTWDEIDFEFLGNISGHPYTLHTNVYTKGSGDKEQQFHLWFDPTVNFHTYCITWNPQRIIFTVDGIPIREFKNSVSRGVPFPTSQPMRLYASLWEAEHWATRGGLEKTDWSKAPFTAFYRNYNVDGCVWANGKSSCPANSPWFTQQLDSNSQTRMKALQSKYMVYNYCADKNRFPRGVPAECS from the exons atgaagctttcttgtggtaCAAGTTTTGCattcttggttttgtttctctttgcgGCACAATCTGTGCATGTATATGCGGGTAGCTTCCACAAAGATGTTCAGATACATTGGGGTGATGGCCGTGGAAAGGTTCGTGACAGAGATGGAaagcttctttctctctcgctcgACAAATCCTCTGGATCCGGCTTTCAGTCCCACCAGGAGTTTCTCTATGGCAAAGCTGAGGTTCAAATGAAACTTGTTCCTGGTAACTCTGCTGGAACAGTAACAACATTCTAT CTGAAATCGCCTGGAACTACGTGGGATGAGATTGATTTCGAGTTCTTGGGAAACATAAGCGGTCATCCGTATACCCTCCATACTAACGTTTACACAAAAGGCTCAGGAGACAAAGAACAACAGTTTCATCTATGGTTCGACCCAACAGTTAACTTTCACACTTACTGCATCACATGGAACCCCCAAAGGATTAT TTTTACAGTTGATGGAATTCCTATTAGAGAGTTCAAGAACTCCGTATCACGTGGAGTCCCATTCCCAACAAGCCAACCAATGAGACTCTACGCGAGTTTGTGGGAAGCCGAGCATTGGGCCACAAGAGGAGGGTTAGAGAAAACAGATTGGTCAAAAGCTCCTTTCACTGCTTTCTACAGAAACTACAATGTCGATGGATGTGTATGGGCTAATGGAAAATCATCTTGTCCCGCGAATTCTCCATGGTTCACTCAACAACTAGATTCAAACAGCCAGACAAGAATGAAAGCGTTACAGAGCAAGTACATGGTCTACAACTATTGTGCCGATAAAAATAGATTTCCTCGAGGTGTTCCTGCTGAGTGCAGCTAA
- the LOC104717171 gene encoding xyloglucan endotransglucosylase/hydrolase protein 24: MSPFKIFFFTALILAAFSASVADFNSDVNVAWGNGRGKILNNGQLLTLSLDKSSGSGFQSKTEYLFGKIDMQIKLVPGNSAGTVTTFYLKSEGSTWDEIDFEFLGNMTGDPYTLHTNVYTQGKGDKEQQFHLWFDPTANFHTYSILWNPQRIILTVDDTPIREFKNSESIGVLFPKNKPMRMYASLWNADDWATRGGLVKTDWSKAPFMASYRNIKIDSKPNSNWYTQQMDSTSQARLRWVQKNYMIYNYCTDRKRFPQAPKECATS; the protein is encoded by the exons ATGTCTCCTTTCAAAATATTCTTCTTCACGGCTCTTATCTTGGCAGCGTTTTCAGCCTCCGTTGCTGATTTTAACAGCGACGTCAACGTAGCTTGGGGAAATGGCCGTGGGAAGATACTCAACAACGGCCAGCTTCTTACTCTCTCCTTGGACAAATCCTCTGGTTCTGGCTTTCAATCCAAAACAGAGTACTTGTTTGGAAAGATTGATATGCAGATTAAGCTCGTTCCTGGTAACTCAGCAGGAACTGTCACAACTTTCTAC cTAAAATCTGAAGGATCGACTTGGGATGAGATTGATTTTGAGTTCTTGGGTAATATGACTGGAGATCCTTATACTTTACACACTAATGTATACACTCAAGGCAAAGGTGACAAAGAGCAACAATTCCATCTTTGGTTCGACCCTACAGCAAATTTCCACACTTACTCAATCCTCTGGAACCCTCAAAGAATCAT ATTGACCGTCGATGACACACCAATCAGAGAGTTTAAAAACTCTGAGTCGATCGGTGTCTTGTTCCCCAAAAACAAGCCGATGAGGATGTACGCAAGTTTATGGAATGCAGACGATTGGGCAACTAGAGGCGGTCTTGTTAAAACAGATTGGTCCAAAGCTCCATTCATGGCTTCTTACAGAAACATTAAGATCGACTCGAAACCAAACTCCAATTGGTACACTCAACAGATGGATTCAACGAGCCAAGCTAGACTCAGATGGGTGCAGAAGAATTACATGATCTACAACTACTGCACCGACCGTAAAAGGTTTCCACAGGCCCCTAAGGAATGCGCAACAAGCTAA
- the LOC104717172 gene encoding protein YIPF6 homolog, with amino-acid sequence MSHNDTIPLYQSSQSDIDEIENMMSDNFQSGPGTVLPARPPSPIRPSIPVSSSPFVQSNLPPLPPSSSSASSTQKVMPVPAPPPLPSAAEGSKTIGGSGFGSPPNTLTEPVWDTVKRDLSRIVSNLKLVVFPNPYREDPGKALRDWDLWGPFFFIVFLGLTLSWSASVKKSEVFAVAFALLAAGAVILTLNVLLLGGHIIFFQSLSLLGYCLFPLDVGAVICMLKDNVILKMVVVSVTLAWSSWAAYPFMSAAVNPRRKALALYPVFLMYVSVGFLIIAID; translated from the exons ATGTCGCACAATGATACGATTCCGCTTTATCAATCATCTCAATCAGACATCGACGAGATTGAGAATATGATGAGCGATAATTTCCAATCAGGTCCCGGGACCGTACTCCCAGCTCGTCCACCGAGCCCGATCCGTCCGTCCATTCCCGTTTCATCCTCACCGTTCGTTCAATCCAACCTCCCACCGCTTccaccgtcttcttcttctgcttcttccactCAGAAGGTGATGCCTGTTCCAGCTCCTCCGCCGCTTCCTTCAGCAGCTGAAGGTTCGAAGACTATCGGAGGGAGTGGATTCGGATCTCCTCCTAATACATTGACGGAGCCTGTTTGGGATACTGTAAAGCGAGATCTGTCACGGATCGTGAGTAATTTGAAGCTTGTGGTGTTTCCCAATCCGTATAGGGAAGATCCTGGGAAAGCACTTAGAGATTGGGATCTATGGGgacccttcttcttcattgtgtTCTTGGGTCTTACTCTTTCGTGGTCTGCTTCGGTTAAGAAG TCAGAAGTGTTTGCCGTGGCATTTGCACTACTTGCAGCTGGGGCAGTAATCCTCACACTAAATGTGTTGCTCCTG GGAGGACATATAATCTTCTTCCAAAGTCTAAGTCTTCTTGGTTACTGTCTATTCCCACTGGACGTAGGAGCAGTGATCTGCATGTTGAAGGACAATGTGATACTCAAAATGGTCGTTGTGTCTGTGACTCTTGCCTGGAGCTCTTGGGCCGCCTATCCTTTCATGAGTGCCGCCGTGAACCCGAGAAGGAAAGCTCTCGCACTTTACCCAGTCTTCCTCATGTATGTCTCTGTTGGTTTCTTGATCATTGCCATTGATTGA
- the LOC104717173 gene encoding AAA-ATPase At4g30250-like — protein sequence MKMSDYWTTMASLVGMLAFCQTILQLVFPPELRLAFLHVLTRLRHVFSSHTYFDITEIDGVNTNELYNAVQLYLSSSVTVNGAVSSRNNNTRLSLTRVPNSSSVTFGLSNNDRITDVFNGVTVLWEHVVVQRQVQSFSWRPMPEEKRGFTLQINKRDKDLVLDSYLDYIVGKSEEIRRRNEERLLYTNSRGVSLDVRSHPWDSVRFKHPSTFDTLAMDPEKKKRIMEDLREFASGQGFYQKTGRAWKRGYLLYGPPGTGKSSLIAAMANYLGYDIYDLELTEVQNNSELRKLLMKTSSKSIIVIEDIDCSINLTKRGKNKKKNGSYEYDPGLINGSGLDEPGSSVTLSGLLNFTDGLWSCCGSEKIFVFTTNHIDKLDSALLRSGRMDMHIHMGFCKFPALKILLKNYLRLEEDEIDGVVLEEMEGCVEEAEITPADVSEVLISNRSDAEKAVRELVCVLKERVVKRRKNVGLKKVTKEEGEEEEEEEAEEEQEKRALDSPNRNREDFGFQDEEDKEEENEK from the coding sequence ATGAAGATGAGTGACTATTGGACAACAATGGCTTCTCTAGTTGGTATGTTAGCCTTTTGTCAAACAATCCTTCAGCTCGTGTTCCCGCCGGAGCTCCGACTAGCTTTCCTCCACGTCTTGACACGTCTCCGCCACGTGTTCTCTTCTCACACTTACTTCGACATAACGGAGATTGACGGCGTCAACACCAACGAGCTCTACAACGCCGTTCAGCTCTACCTCAGCTCTTCCGTCACCGTCAACGGCGCTGTTTCTAgcagaaacaacaacacacgTCTCAGCTTAACACGTGTCCCTAACTCGAGCTCCGTCACTTTCGGTCTCTCCAACAACGACAGAATCACCGACGTCTTTAACGGCGTCACTGTCCTCTGGGAACACGTCGTTGTTCAACGTCAAGTACAGAGCTTCTCGTGGAGACCAATGCCGGAAGAGAAACGAGGGTTTACGTTACAGATCAACAAGAGAGACAAAGACCTTGTCTTAGATTCTTACCTCGATTACATTGTCGGGAAATCAGAGGAGATACGCCGGAGAAACGAGGAGAGGCTTCTTTACACGAACTCGAGAGGCGTCTCGCTCGATGTGAGAAGCCATCCATGGGATTCTGTGAGGTTCAAGCATCCGAGCACGTTCGATACTCTTGCGATGGATcctgagaagaagaaacggaTCATGGAGGATCTAAGAGAGTTTGCGAGCGGGCAAGGGTTTTATCAGAAGACCGGAAGGGCTTGGAAACGAGGTTACTTGTTGTATGGACCACCTGGAACCGGCAAGTCGAGTTTGATCGCTGCGATGGCGAATTATCTTGGATACGATATCTATGATCTTGAACTCACTGAGGTTCAGAACAACTCTGAGTTGAGGAAGCTGTTGATGAAGACTAGCTCTAAGTCGATCATTGTTATCGAGGACATTGATTGTTCTATCAATTTGACGAAacgagggaagaacaagaagaagaatgggaGCTATGAGTATGATCCGGGTTTAATAAACGGGTCGGGTTTAGATGAACCGGGAAGCTCGGTGACTCTCTCGGGGTTGTTGAACTTCACTGATGGGCTTTGGTCATGTTGTGGGAGTGAGAAGATCTTTGTCTTCACGACTAATCATATTGACAAGTTAGACTCTGCTCTGTTGAGAAGTGGGAGGATGGACATGCATATTCACATGGGTTTTTGTAAGTTTCCGGCTTTGAAGATTCTGTTGAAGAATTATCTGAGGCTTGAGGAGGATGAAATCGACGGTGTCGTTTTGGAGGAGATGGAAGGATGTGTGGAGGAGGCAGAGATTACGCCGGCTGATGTTAGTGAAGTGTTGATTAGTAATAGGAGTGATGCGGAGAAGGCGGTGAGAgagcttgtttgtgtgttgaaGGAGAGAGttgtgaagagaaggaagaatgTTGGATTGAAGAAGGTGACAAAAGAGGAAggtgaagaggaggaagaagaagaagcagaggaagaacaagagaagagagcttTGGATAGTCCTAATAGAAACAGAGAGGATTTTGGGtttcaagatgaagaagacaaagaagaagagaatgagaaatgA
- the LOC104717174 gene encoding uncharacterized protein LOC104717174, translating into MMVANSFDLWQKDVFFSAAEEVQESADIMESAYRLWIKEKRQGPPRVSVNSDELCKELQAALSTAKWQLEEFERAVRLSHGNCRDDTTLTRHKQFVTAIENQIYRVETSLQEALSENGKQPLRWVDLNKEERDDLAMFLSGSSQTSDSLNSDSINLRDSSTSSIAEMNGRREARCYGDTPDCVIDIEERGSPESGDDIIRVQADKKAGTRRTWSSPNVPNISALRINVPNNAKEEERKRFLSQIEATPKEKGTKPLFWLQRCRDFNQLFDRVSLYQRRFRVPFSRPIQLILSLMLILFLLIPFRVYSS; encoded by the exons atgatGGTAGCTAATAGTTTCGATCTATGGCAAAAGGATGTCTTTTTCTCCGCAGCTGAGGAGGTTCAAGAATCTGCTGATAT AATGGAGTCTGCGTATAGGTTATGGattaaagagaagagacaaggTCCTCCTCGGGTTTCTGTTAATTCAGACGAGCTCTGCAAAGAACTCCAAGCAGCTTTGAGCACTGCTAAATggcag TTGGAAGAGTTTGAGAGGGCAGTGAGGTTGAGCCATGGAAATTGTAGAGATGACACTACCTTGACTAGACATAAACAGTTTGTTACCGCTATTGAAAACCAGATTTACCGAGTAGAAACTTCTTTGCAAGAAGCGTTAAGCGAGAATGGGAAACAACCTTTGCGTTGGGTTGATCTTAACAAAGAAGAGCGTGATGATCTTGCTATGTTTCTATCTGGATCTTCTCAGACGTCAGATAGTTTAAACAGTGATAGCATCAACTTGAGAGATTCCTCGACAAGTTCCATTGCTGAGATGAATGGTAGAAGAGAAGCTAGATGTTACGGTGACACTCCTGACTGTGTGATTGACATTGAAGAGAGAGGAAGTCCTGAAAGTGGTGATGATATAATCCGTGTGCAAGCAGATAAAAAAGCTGGTACAAGAAGAACTTGGAGTTCACCAAATGTTCCTAATATCAGTGCGTTGAGGATTAACGTTCCTAATAATgcgaaagaagaagagaggaagagatttTTGTCACAGATTGAAGCCACTCCTAAAGAAAAAGGAACCAAACCTCTGTTTTGGTTGCAGAGATGTCGTGATTTTAACCAG CTCTTTGACAGAGTCAGTCTTTATCAAAGGCGGTTTCGTGTTCCGTTTAGCCGCCCGATTCAGCTCATTCTTTCTTTAAtgctaattttgtttcttctga TACCGTTTCGAGTTTATTCATCTTGA
- the LOC104717175 gene encoding uncharacterized protein LOC104717175 — translation MDTSKNSNLQNPTKLTKPFQYCQEEEKEEALSLRDLPLNAENINPTATPITTEEHREPSTELFEFLTSTSYDVSPAENIIFGGKLIPLNYQNALFSPPEHISPRIRARSESLSAIQGHKLNRPGSNTVARLDNAGPMRTSRSLDYRKLSRGPNTVHSPPTSSSPAKNTVKAETASSGSGKSVKPRRWYVIMFGMVKFPPEIELKDIKNRQSRRNIPPVIFPSPTNRKSRRSRSPSPSPSWRFLNALSCKEPRSVAATAPFWVPHP, via the coding sequence ATGGATACTTCCAAAAACTCTAATCTCCAAAACCCTACTAAACTCACAAAACCATTTCAATattgtcaagaagaagaaaaagaagaagcactATCTCTCCGGGATCTTCCCCTCAACGCCGAAAACATCAACCCCACCGCCACCCCAATCACCACCGAAGAACACCGTGAACCATCGACCGAGCTTTTTGAGTTTCTTACCTCAACCTCCTACGATGTTTCTCCGGCAGAAAACATAATCTTCGGCGGCAAACTCATCCCTTTAAACTACCAAAATGCCCTCTTTTCGCCTCCTGAACACATTAGCCCTCGAATTCGCGCACGTTCCGAGTCCTTATCCGCGATACAAGGCCATAAGCTTAACCGTCCCGGTAGTAATACCGTGGCACGTCTTGACAATGCCGGACCTATGAGGACAAGTCGTTCTTTAGATTATCGCAAGCTCTCACGTGGTCCAAACACCGTACATTCTCCACCGACAAGTAGTTCGCCGGCCAAAAACACTGTAAAGGCTGAGACGGCGTCCTCAGGAAGTGGAAAAAGTGTAAAACCGAGGAGATGGTATGTGATCATGTTTGGAATGGTTAAGTTCCCACCGGAGATTGAACTCAAAGATATCAAGAACCGTCAGAGTCGCCGGAACATACCACCGGTTATATTTCCGTCACCTACTAACCGGAAATCTCGTAGATCTCGATCGCCGTCACCGTCTCCTTCTTGGAGGTTTCTCAACGCTTTAAGTTGCAAGGAGCCTAGAAGCGTGGCTGCTACGGCGCCGTTTTGGGTGCCACATCcttaa